One segment of Mycobacterium spongiae DNA contains the following:
- a CDS encoding MarR family winged helix-turn-helix transcriptional regulator has protein sequence MAHSEFTAPEVTELAEGLHRALAKLFAILRRGDPNGVVAGELTLAQLSILVTLLDQGPIRMTDLAAHERVRTPTTTVAIRRLEKIGLVKRSRDPSDLRAVLVDITPQGRAVHSESLANRHAALAAMLSQLPGSDLDILMTALAPLQRLASGEPADTTAAASPAPNRA, from the coding sequence ATGGCCCACAGCGAATTCACCGCCCCGGAAGTGACGGAGCTGGCGGAGGGGCTGCACCGCGCGCTGGCCAAACTCTTTGCGATCCTCCGCCGCGGGGACCCCAACGGCGTCGTGGCTGGCGAGTTGACACTGGCGCAGCTGTCAATTCTGGTTACCCTGCTCGATCAGGGACCCATCAGAATGACGGACCTGGCCGCTCACGAACGAGTCCGCACCCCCACGACCACCGTGGCGATCCGCCGGTTGGAGAAGATCGGGCTCGTGAAACGCTCCCGTGATCCGTCGGACCTACGCGCCGTGCTGGTCGACATCACACCACAGGGGCGGGCCGTTCACAGCGAGTCGCTAGCGAACCGGCACGCCGCACTGGCCGCGATGCTCAGTCAACTCCCGGGATCGGACTTGGACATCCTCATGACGGCATTGGCACCGCTGCAGCGGCTCGCTTCGGGCGAACCGGCAGACACCACTGCGGCCGCCTCCCCCGCACCAAATCGAGCATGA